A single region of the Govania unica genome encodes:
- the kdpC gene encoding potassium-transporting ATPase subunit KdpC codes for MFVHLRPALVLLILFTLLLGLAYPLAITGIAKTLFPGAASGNLVERNGKLVGSHLIGQRFTSDRYFHGRPSAAGNDGYDASASSGSNLGPTSKVLHDRVAADVAKLGGHAPADAVTTSGSGLDPHISPAFAMTQIDRVAVARKMTPAAVADLVQKNVTHATFGLIGQPRVNVLTLNLALDARENRD; via the coding sequence ATGTTTGTTCACCTTCGACCGGCGCTCGTCCTGCTGATCCTGTTCACCCTGCTGCTCGGGCTTGCCTATCCCCTGGCTATCACCGGAATCGCGAAGACGCTGTTTCCCGGGGCCGCGTCGGGCAATCTTGTCGAACGCAACGGCAAGCTGGTGGGATCGCATCTGATCGGTCAGCGCTTCACCTCCGATCGCTATTTCCATGGACGCCCTTCAGCGGCAGGCAATGATGGCTATGACGCCTCCGCATCAAGCGGCAGCAACCTTGGCCCGACCTCGAAAGTTCTGCATGACCGAGTGGCCGCCGACGTGGCCAAACTCGGCGGTCATGCCCCGGCGGACGCCGTTACCACCTCAGGCTCGGGCCTTGATCCCCATATTTCACCCGCCTTTGCCATGACACAAATCGATCGCGTCGCCGTCGCACGCAAGATGACCCCCGCCGCCGTCGCTGACCTCGTACAGAAAAATGTGACGCACGCAACGTTCGGGCTCATCGGCCAACCCCGTGTGAATGTTCTGACCCTCAATCTCGCTTTGGACGCCCGGGAGAACCGGGACTGA
- the kdpB gene encoding potassium-transporting ATPase subunit KdpB: MIAKSATSPSMFTGAFLGRAAREAVAKLDPRRLVRNPVIFVTEVVASLVTILAIRDLLVGNNAGFSLQIAAWLWFTVLFATFAEAVAEGRGKAQADALRRLRSDITAQRLLNGDKSQTQAVNAHDLKAGDLVLVSANEIIPSDGEVTEGVASVNESAITGESAPVIRESGGDRSAVTGGTLVLSDWLVVRITASAGETFIDRMIALVEGAKRQKTPNEVALDVLLAGMTLIFLIAVVTLVGLASWSGRPPSVVVLVALLVTLIPTTIGGLLSAIGIAGMDRLVRFNIIATSGRAVEAAGDVDTLLLDKTGTITFGNRMAEEFVPVPGVSSETLIEAALLSSLADETPEGRSIVELATGRHGAALPVIDKTRARLVPFSAQTRLSGVDIDGVAIRKGAVDSIITSLSDATGRAFEAPSAFTTAVERIARTGGTPLAVSRGAQLLGVIHLKDIVKPAIRERFAALRAMGIKTVMVTGDNRITAAAIASEAGVDDFIAEATPQDKLTYIRKAQSGGRLVAMCGDGTNDAPALAQADVGVALQTGTQAAREAANMVDLDSDPTKLIEVVQIGKQMLITRGALTTFSIANDVAKYFAILPALFVTSYPALAALNVMKLATPQSAILSAVIFNALIIVTLIPLSLKGVKYRAESAVNILRRNLLIYGLGGLVAPFIGIKAIDLVISTLGLA; this comes from the coding sequence ATGATCGCCAAATCCGCGACCTCACCCTCCATGTTCACCGGCGCTTTTCTGGGTCGTGCGGCGCGTGAAGCCGTTGCCAAGCTGGACCCCCGCCGTCTGGTCCGCAATCCGGTCATTTTCGTCACCGAAGTGGTGGCGTCCCTTGTGACCATCCTCGCCATTCGTGATCTGCTGGTCGGCAATAACGCAGGCTTCAGTTTGCAGATCGCTGCCTGGCTCTGGTTCACCGTGCTGTTTGCGACCTTCGCTGAAGCCGTTGCCGAAGGCCGGGGCAAGGCCCAGGCCGATGCCTTGCGCCGGTTGCGATCGGACATCACCGCGCAAAGGCTTCTGAATGGCGACAAGTCGCAGACCCAAGCCGTCAATGCCCATGACCTCAAGGCTGGCGATCTTGTGCTGGTGTCGGCGAATGAAATCATCCCGTCCGACGGCGAGGTGACCGAGGGTGTCGCCTCCGTCAACGAAAGTGCCATCACCGGTGAATCCGCGCCGGTGATCCGTGAATCCGGCGGCGACCGCTCCGCCGTCACCGGTGGCACCCTGGTGCTGTCGGACTGGCTCGTGGTGCGCATCACCGCCTCGGCGGGGGAGACCTTCATCGATCGTATGATCGCCCTGGTCGAAGGCGCCAAACGCCAGAAAACACCGAACGAGGTGGCGCTTGATGTTCTCCTCGCTGGTATGACGCTGATTTTTCTGATTGCCGTGGTCACCCTTGTGGGGCTTGCGTCCTGGTCCGGACGACCACCGTCTGTGGTTGTTCTGGTGGCTCTGCTCGTCACGCTCATTCCCACCACCATTGGCGGGCTGTTGTCGGCCATCGGTATTGCCGGGATGGATCGTCTGGTGCGCTTCAATATCATCGCCACATCAGGCCGCGCGGTGGAGGCGGCGGGGGACGTGGATACGCTGTTGCTGGACAAGACCGGCACCATCACCTTTGGCAACCGCATGGCTGAGGAATTCGTCCCCGTCCCCGGCGTCTCGTCAGAGACCTTGATTGAGGCCGCCCTCCTGTCGTCGCTGGCCGATGAAACGCCCGAGGGACGATCCATCGTTGAACTGGCCACCGGCCGTCATGGGGCGGCGCTACCTGTCATCGACAAGACCCGCGCCCGGCTCGTGCCATTCAGCGCCCAGACGCGTCTTTCAGGTGTCGATATCGACGGCGTCGCTATCCGCAAGGGGGCCGTCGACAGCATCATAACCTCCCTGAGCGACGCCACCGGCCGCGCCTTTGAAGCCCCGAGCGCTTTCACAACTGCGGTCGAACGCATCGCGCGCACTGGCGGTACGCCTTTGGCCGTCTCGCGCGGAGCCCAGCTTTTGGGGGTCATTCACCTCAAGGATATCGTCAAGCCAGCGATCCGCGAACGCTTTGCCGCCCTTCGCGCCATGGGCATCAAAACCGTAATGGTGACCGGCGACAACCGTATCACCGCTGCAGCCATTGCCTCCGAAGCCGGTGTCGATGATTTCATCGCCGAAGCCACACCGCAGGACAAGCTGACTTATATCCGCAAGGCGCAATCCGGCGGGCGTCTTGTGGCCATGTGCGGCGACGGCACCAATGATGCCCCGGCGCTGGCACAGGCCGATGTGGGGGTGGCGCTGCAAACCGGAACCCAGGCCGCGCGCGAAGCGGCCAATATGGTGGATCTCGATTCCGATCCCACCAAACTCATCGAAGTGGTGCAGATCGGCAAACAGATGCTGATCACTCGCGGGGCGCTCACGACCTTCAGCATTGCCAATGACGTGGCGAAATATTTTGCCATTCTGCCGGCCTTGTTCGTCACCAGTTATCCGGCGCTCGCGGCGCTCAATGTGATGAAACTGGCCACACCGCAAAGCGCTATCCTGTCGGCGGTGATCTTCAATGCCCTGATCATCGTCACCCTTATTCCGTTGTCGCTGAAGGGCGTCAAATATCGCGCCGAAAGTGCCGTCAATATCCTGCGCCGCAATCTGCTGATCTATGGCCTTGGTGGGCTCGTCGCGCCTTTCATCGGTATCAAGGCGATCGATCTGGTCATCTCCACCCTCGGCCTTGCATAG
- the kdpA gene encoding potassium-transporting ATPase subunit KdpA — MTLLGWVQIALVLGLVVLTAVPLGAHMALLFKGERTFLHPVLGPVEAGFYKLAGVSPARKQSWSQYVAAMLMFNGLGFLTLYLMLRHQDLLPLNPQGFPGLVPHLAFNTAVSFVTNTNWQSYAGETTMSHFSQMAGLAVHNFLSAGTGIALAVAVTRAFMQSSARDLGNFWVDLTRVVLYVLLPLAIVVALALGALGVPQTLSAHATVDTLEGARQTIALGPVASQEAIKQLGTNGGGFFNANSAHPFENPNAWTNIIEIWAMIALPFALTVTFGRLVGDRRQGWALFSVMAILLLVATTAIYAAESSGNPILASLGVDAAGGNMEGKEVRFGTAMTALWAAATTGTSCGAVNSMHASFTPLGGLVPMLLMELGEILPGGVGSGLYGIIVIAILAVFIAGLMVGRTPEYLGKKIRAHEVKMAILALLILPLSILGFSALSIVTEAGRAGILNHGPHGLSEILYAFSSATGNNGSAFAGLSTNSPWYDTTLGLAMLLGRFGYVVPVMALAGSLGAKLKTPESSGTFPTHGGLFIGLMIGVILIVGGLEFFPALALGPIVEHFLMTAGHLY, encoded by the coding sequence ATGACCCTCCTCGGCTGGGTGCAGATCGCCCTTGTTCTTGGCTTAGTCGTTCTGACCGCTGTGCCGCTTGGTGCCCATATGGCTCTCCTTTTCAAAGGCGAGCGGACCTTTTTGCATCCTGTTTTGGGCCCCGTCGAGGCTGGCTTTTATAAACTCGCGGGCGTTTCCCCGGCGCGCAAGCAAAGCTGGAGCCAATATGTTGCCGCCATGCTCATGTTCAATGGCCTGGGCTTTCTGACACTCTATTTAATGTTGCGTCATCAGGATCTGTTACCGCTCAACCCGCAGGGCTTTCCGGGTCTCGTCCCCCATCTCGCCTTCAACACCGCAGTCAGTTTCGTCACCAACACCAACTGGCAGAGTTACGCGGGCGAGACGACCATGAGCCATTTCTCCCAGATGGCTGGTCTTGCGGTGCATAACTTCCTATCGGCGGGCACCGGCATCGCGCTCGCTGTCGCCGTCACCCGTGCCTTTATGCAATCAAGCGCACGCGACCTTGGCAATTTCTGGGTCGACCTGACGCGCGTGGTGCTTTATGTCCTGCTGCCGCTGGCGATTGTCGTTGCGCTGGCACTCGGCGCACTTGGAGTTCCGCAGACCTTGAGTGCCCATGCAACGGTAGACACGCTTGAAGGCGCACGGCAAACCATCGCGCTTGGCCCCGTGGCATCGCAGGAGGCCATCAAACAGCTTGGCACCAATGGCGGCGGCTTTTTCAATGCCAACAGCGCCCATCCGTTCGAAAACCCGAACGCCTGGACCAATATCATAGAAATCTGGGCCATGATCGCCCTGCCCTTCGCGCTCACCGTGACCTTTGGCCGTCTGGTCGGTGACCGCCGTCAGGGTTGGGCCTTGTTCTCCGTCATGGCCATTCTGCTGCTGGTCGCCACCACCGCGATCTATGCCGCCGAAAGTTCGGGAAATCCAATCCTCGCGTCGCTTGGCGTCGATGCTGCGGGCGGCAATATGGAGGGCAAGGAAGTCCGCTTCGGCACCGCCATGACGGCCTTGTGGGCCGCGGCCACAACCGGCACGTCCTGCGGCGCGGTCAATTCCATGCATGCGAGTTTTACCCCCCTAGGCGGTCTTGTGCCCATGCTGCTGATGGAGCTTGGCGAGATCCTGCCGGGCGGGGTTGGATCGGGACTTTACGGCATTATCGTCATTGCCATTCTTGCGGTCTTCATCGCCGGTTTGATGGTCGGCCGCACGCCCGAATATCTCGGCAAGAAGATCCGGGCCCATGAGGTCAAGATGGCCATATTGGCGCTGCTGATCCTGCCCCTCAGCATTCTCGGGTTTTCGGCGCTGTCCATTGTGACCGAGGCCGGACGCGCGGGCATCCTGAATCACGGCCCGCATGGCCTGAGCGAAATTCTGTACGCCTTCTCCTCCGCCACCGGCAACAATGGATCAGCCTTTGCCGGGCTGAGCACCAACAGCCCCTGGTATGATACCACCCTTGGGCTGGCCATGCTGCTCGGCCGGTTCGGCTATGTGGTGCCGGTGATGGCTCTGGCCGGGTCGCTTGGCGCCAAGCTCAAGACACCGGAATCGTCCGGCACATTTCCGACCCATGGCGGCCTGTTCATCGGCCTCATGATCGGCGTGATCCTGATCGTTGGTGGCCTTGAATTTTTTCCGGCCCTCGCCCTCGGCCCCATTGTCGAACATTTCCTCATGACCGCCGGTCACTTGTACTGA
- a CDS encoding potassium-transporting ATPase subunit F codes for MTLDIVLGGLTAVGLFIFLIYVLVRAENL; via the coding sequence ATGACGCTCGATATCGTCCTCGGCGGACTGACGGCTGTCGGTTTGTTCATTTTTCTGATCTATGTGCTTGTCCGCGCTGAGAATTTATAA
- a CDS encoding PHA/PHB synthase family protein, which translates to MPSPYERTSETSWTPSSDYGSHGVTAFGEVLDRTLHAEVARFTAGLSPSALIAAYMDWAVHLMASPGKQVQILEKGLHKSTTVSQQMAHCAFRGDDSEPCIVPLPQDKRFTGEAWQQWPYNLIYQNFLLQQQLWHSATTGVRGVTKQHEGMIEFVSRQLLDMISPSNFLLTNPELLHHSILQGGMNLVRGTQNFWEDWQRVVSGKKLVGSEAFVVGRDVAVTPGKVIYHNRLIELIQYAPTTDKVRPEPVLIVPAWIMKYYILDLSPQNSLVKYLTDQGFSVFMISWKNPDPGDRDLGMKDYRKLGIMAALDATAAVVPDQPVHAVGYCLGGTLLSIAAAAMARDGDSRIKSITLLAAQTDFTEAGELMLFINDSQLTFLEDMMWEQGFLDTKQMAGTFQLLRSNDLVWSHIIHEYMHGERKPMTDLMAWNADLTRMPYRMHSEYLRRLFLDNDLAEGRYQVDGQIVALSDIRAPIFAVGTIHDHVAPWRSAYKIHLLTDTDVTFLLTSGGHNAGIVSEPGQNGHSYQVMARTSVDRYTDPDSWQATAPHKTGSWWPEWVSWLAAQSGEPVSPPAIGAPKSGYFPLGDAPGTYVLQD; encoded by the coding sequence ATGCCCAGCCCCTATGAGCGGACGAGCGAAACCTCCTGGACACCCTCTTCCGACTACGGTTCCCATGGCGTCACCGCGTTTGGAGAGGTCCTGGATCGAACGCTTCATGCTGAAGTTGCGCGCTTTACCGCCGGCCTCTCTCCCTCCGCGCTGATCGCTGCCTATATGGATTGGGCGGTGCATCTCATGGCCTCGCCTGGCAAGCAGGTCCAGATTCTGGAAAAGGGCCTTCACAAGAGCACCACTGTCTCTCAACAAATGGCCCATTGCGCTTTCCGGGGGGACGACAGCGAGCCCTGCATTGTCCCGCTGCCACAGGACAAACGCTTTACCGGCGAGGCCTGGCAGCAATGGCCTTATAATCTGATCTATCAGAATTTTCTCCTGCAGCAGCAATTGTGGCACAGCGCAACCACCGGCGTACGCGGCGTCACCAAACAACATGAAGGCATGATCGAGTTCGTGTCGAGGCAGCTCCTTGACATGATCTCACCATCCAATTTCCTGCTGACCAATCCTGAACTGCTCCACCACAGCATTCTTCAAGGCGGCATGAACCTTGTCCGGGGCACACAGAATTTCTGGGAGGACTGGCAACGCGTCGTCTCCGGAAAGAAGCTGGTCGGCAGCGAAGCCTTTGTGGTCGGACGAGACGTGGCCGTCACTCCGGGCAAGGTGATCTACCACAACCGGCTGATCGAGCTGATCCAGTACGCGCCAACCACAGACAAGGTCCGCCCGGAACCCGTGCTGATCGTCCCGGCCTGGATCATGAAATATTATATCCTTGACCTGTCACCCCAGAATTCTCTGGTCAAATACCTGACCGATCAGGGATTCAGCGTCTTCATGATTTCCTGGAAAAACCCGGACCCCGGGGACCGCGACCTCGGCATGAAGGACTACCGTAAACTCGGCATAATGGCAGCACTAGACGCCACCGCCGCTGTTGTCCCCGACCAGCCAGTGCATGCCGTCGGGTACTGCCTTGGCGGCACGTTGCTTTCGATCGCGGCGGCGGCCATGGCCCGTGACGGGGACAGCCGCATCAAGTCCATCACCCTGCTTGCGGCGCAGACTGACTTCACCGAGGCCGGGGAGCTGATGCTGTTCATCAACGACAGTCAGCTCACCTTCCTGGAGGACATGATGTGGGAGCAGGGGTTTCTCGATACCAAGCAGATGGCCGGCACGTTCCAGCTGCTGCGCTCAAACGACCTGGTCTGGTCTCATATCATCCATGAATATATGCATGGCGAACGCAAGCCCATGACTGACCTCATGGCCTGGAACGCCGACCTCACACGCATGCCCTATCGCATGCACAGCGAATATCTGCGCCGTCTGTTTCTCGACAATGACCTGGCCGAAGGTCGCTACCAGGTCGACGGCCAGATTGTCGCCCTCTCCGACATACGCGCACCGATCTTCGCTGTCGGAACCATACATGACCATGTGGCTCCCTGGCGATCGGCCTATAAAATTCATTTACTCACGGATACCGACGTCACATTCCTGCTGACCAGCGGCGGCCACAATGCCGGGATCGTCTCGGAGCCTGGGCAGAATGGGCATAGCTACCAGGTGATGGCCAGAACCAGCGTCGACCGTTACACCGACCCTGACAGCTGGCAGGCCACGGCACCGCACAAGACTGGGTCCTGGTGGCCGGAGTGGGTCAGCTGGCTCGCCGCACAATCAGGCGAACCGGTTAGCCCCCCTGCCATCGGCGCACCAAAATCCGGATATTTCCCGCTCGGCGATGCACCCGGCACCTATGTCTTGCAGGATTAG
- a CDS encoding sensor histidine kinase: MQHSIRRTLLIWLLLPLITLLAGDGVNAYFTGLHIANTVYDRALYDSVLTLGVLVRSNDGEVSVDLPAVARRMLEVDPLDKVYYSVHSMDGETLAGTSALPALMDHMPTSAAPIYYDSLYNGQTIRIAAAKITPQGDGLQSVIVQVAETRKKRQVMTGEILRQSILPLAIYLILSLIVVLIAVKHALKPLQRISEAVDRRTAIDLQPLFVSNAPIEIRSLITAFNNLMKRFESSFALQKRFVANAAHQLRTPVAGMRAIIEAEIMDVPPEQVPPALAQLHHSILRTSRLVTQLLTLSRAEPGIPVTHVAVDMSAVLAATVQDHQNLASEKNITLTTTIESNLIVLADPVMLGEMISNLIDNAIRYSPQGTTIVIQLERTEKTVELKITDEGQGIHERERDKVFERFYRSSNTRQDGSGLGLAIVREIAEAHGAQVSLLPRGDKAGTVAMVELPLAPLKQATPRG; this comes from the coding sequence ATGCAGCACTCAATTCGCCGGACCCTGTTGATTTGGCTATTGCTTCCCCTGATCACATTATTGGCCGGAGATGGGGTCAATGCTTATTTCACCGGCCTTCATATTGCCAATACAGTTTATGATCGCGCACTCTATGATAGCGTTCTGACACTTGGGGTCCTCGTCCGCTCCAATGATGGCGAAGTGAGCGTTGATCTGCCCGCCGTGGCGCGACGCATGCTCGAAGTCGATCCGCTAGATAAAGTTTATTACTCCGTTCATTCCATGGATGGAGAAACGCTGGCTGGTACGTCTGCTCTCCCCGCCCTGATGGATCATATGCCGACATCCGCAGCCCCTATCTATTATGATAGTCTTTATAACGGGCAAACCATCCGCATAGCAGCGGCCAAGATCACGCCCCAGGGCGATGGCCTGCAATCCGTTATCGTTCAGGTCGCGGAAACGAGGAAAAAAAGACAGGTCATGACGGGAGAAATTCTCCGGCAAAGCATCCTGCCTTTGGCGATTTATCTGATACTCTCCTTGATTGTCGTACTTATTGCGGTGAAGCACGCGCTCAAACCCCTTCAGCGCATCTCAGAAGCCGTCGATCGCCGGACAGCCATTGATCTTCAACCCTTGTTCGTTTCAAATGCGCCGATAGAAATTCGCTCGCTCATTACTGCCTTCAACAATCTGATGAAGCGCTTTGAAAGCAGTTTCGCTCTTCAAAAACGTTTTGTTGCCAATGCCGCCCATCAATTGCGGACCCCCGTCGCCGGCATGCGCGCCATCATCGAAGCAGAGATCATGGACGTTCCGCCCGAGCAGGTCCCACCTGCCCTGGCCCAATTGCATCATTCCATATTGCGCACGTCGCGACTGGTTACACAGCTTTTGACATTATCGCGGGCGGAGCCAGGAATTCCGGTTACCCATGTGGCTGTGGACATGAGTGCAGTTCTGGCTGCGACGGTTCAGGATCATCAGAATCTCGCCTCTGAAAAAAATATAACACTCACGACAACGATTGAATCCAATCTGATTGTACTTGCCGATCCGGTCATGCTCGGCGAGATGATTAGTAATCTCATCGACAACGCAATTCGCTACAGCCCCCAAGGCACGACCATAGTCATACAACTTGAAAGAACAGAAAAAACGGTCGAGCTGAAAATTACTGACGAGGGTCAGGGCATTCATGAACGTGAGCGCGATAAAGTTTTCGAGCGCTTTTATCGTAGCTCGAACACCCGCCAAGACGGATCTGGTCTCGGCCTTGCCATTGTCCGGGAAATTGCCGAAGCCCATGGGGCTCAGGTGTCGTTGCTGCCCCGCGGAGACAAGGCCGGAACTGTTGCCATGGTGGAATTGCCATTGGCACCCCTGAAACAGGCAACGCCCCGGGGTTGA
- a CDS encoding response regulator, protein MRILLIEDDADLGFGISLALGKLNYKLDLAGDGIAAEHMLLTQSYDLIILDLGLPKMDGFGVLRQIRHRKIDTPVLILTARDSIEDRVAGLDAGADDYLVKPFAMTELTARIRALLRRSLGGETAVLRNGVLTLDTASQIAKAGDKFLKLTPREFILLELIMRKSGQIVHKSDLIDRFSDWDNELGENAIEVSIFRLRKKLAPYGITIQTIRGAGYLMERD, encoded by the coding sequence ATGCGCATATTATTGATCGAGGATGATGCCGATCTTGGTTTTGGAATTTCACTTGCTCTCGGAAAACTGAACTACAAGCTTGATCTTGCCGGTGACGGTATCGCCGCCGAGCATATGCTGCTGACCCAGAGCTATGACTTGATAATTCTCGATCTCGGGCTGCCGAAAATGGACGGCTTCGGAGTGTTGCGTCAAATTCGGCACCGGAAAATTGATACGCCGGTCCTGATCCTGACAGCCCGGGACAGTATCGAAGACCGGGTCGCCGGCCTCGATGCCGGAGCAGACGATTATCTGGTCAAGCCCTTTGCAATGACCGAACTCACAGCCCGCATACGCGCGCTGCTACGGCGCAGCCTTGGTGGAGAGACGGCTGTATTACGTAATGGGGTTTTGACCCTGGATACGGCAAGCCAAATAGCCAAAGCAGGGGACAAATTTCTCAAACTGACGCCACGGGAGTTCATTCTTCTTGAACTGATCATGCGCAAATCCGGTCAGATCGTGCACAAGTCCGATCTGATCGACCGCTTCAGTGATTGGGACAATGAATTGGGCGAGAATGCCATAGAGGTTTCGATCTTCCGGCTGCGGAAAAAACTGGCGCCTTATGGCATTACCATCCAGACCATACGTGGCGCCGGCTATCTCATGGAAAGAGATTAG
- a CDS encoding efflux RND transporter periplasmic adaptor subunit has protein sequence MKTAVSKKFLMAGVPLAALFVIIVFYLFDGGDKQDLDQEAEKISADQNSVTISDLQKKTIKLMPVGMRDFVPQSSAVGYIDFNQDKTVQVFTPWAGRIKEIHVKAGDEVKNGQPLYIIDSPDLGQAEANLIATEGALQMTAKALSRVQKMMEGQAAAQKDLDEAINEHQTAEANYKAARDAVRIFGRSNADIDKILATRQVSGDLIIKSPLSGRVTARNAAPGLLAQPGDQPAPVAVADLSSIWMVANVSESDLPRLKLGQPVSVAVTALPGRSFPGVLNYIAAAVDPATHRITVHSEIPDPHHELRPQMLANFVIDTGDIKHSPAVPDNSVVWETTGAMTVFVTRDGRKFERRAVKLGLKQAGFYQIVEGLSEGEQIASDGALFLSNAISLKSQ, from the coding sequence ATGAAGACGGCAGTCTCGAAAAAATTTCTGATGGCCGGTGTGCCTCTTGCCGCCTTATTTGTCATTATTGTCTTCTACCTTTTCGATGGAGGAGACAAGCAGGACCTGGATCAAGAGGCGGAAAAAATCTCCGCTGATCAGAACAGCGTCACGATCAGCGATCTTCAGAAAAAAACCATCAAACTGATGCCTGTCGGAATGCGTGATTTTGTGCCACAGAGCAGCGCCGTTGGTTATATCGACTTCAACCAGGACAAGACCGTTCAAGTCTTTACTCCCTGGGCAGGCCGGATCAAGGAGATCCATGTCAAGGCGGGAGATGAGGTCAAAAATGGTCAGCCTCTTTATATAATTGACAGTCCGGATCTCGGCCAGGCGGAAGCAAATCTGATTGCGACCGAAGGCGCGTTGCAGATGACTGCGAAGGCGCTAAGTCGGGTTCAGAAGATGATGGAGGGCCAGGCCGCGGCGCAAAAGGATCTGGACGAAGCGATCAACGAGCATCAGACCGCAGAGGCAAATTACAAAGCCGCACGAGATGCTGTGCGCATTTTTGGAAGGTCCAATGCCGACATCGATAAAATTCTCGCCACCCGACAGGTCAGTGGCGATCTAATCATAAAAAGTCCGTTATCCGGCCGGGTGACGGCGCGCAATGCTGCGCCGGGATTGTTGGCTCAGCCGGGCGATCAGCCTGCGCCCGTGGCCGTTGCCGACCTGTCCAGTATCTGGATGGTCGCGAACGTTTCCGAAAGCGACCTGCCGAGATTGAAGCTTGGTCAGCCTGTTTCGGTTGCAGTCACAGCCTTGCCGGGGCGGAGTTTTCCGGGCGTCTTAAATTACATTGCCGCCGCCGTTGATCCGGCCACACATCGGATTACGGTGCATTCCGAAATCCCCGATCCGCACCATGAATTGCGTCCGCAAATGCTGGCGAATTTTGTCATCGATACGGGTGATATCAAACATTCTCCTGCGGTTCCGGACAATAGTGTCGTGTGGGAAACCACGGGCGCGATGACGGTTTTCGTGACCCGCGACGGACGTAAATTTGAACGGCGAGCGGTCAAGCTGGGCCTGAAGCAGGCTGGCTTTTATCAGATTGTCGAGGGGCTGTCCGAGGGTGAGCAGATCGCCTCTGACGGAGCGCTTTTTCTGAGCAATGCGATCTCTCTCAAGTCGCAATAA